GGTGCCGGTCAGCGATACGCCGCCGCTGCCCGTCACCGTGTTGCTGAGCGTGAGCGGATTCGCACCGGAGACCGTCAGACCATTGGTCCCGAGCGAGACGGGCAGCGCAATACCAAGCGACGCGTTGGCGGCCTGCATCGCGCCACCGTTGATCGTGAGCGAGCCTGTGCCGAAACTGCCGGGATCGTCGAAGATGGCAAGTCCGCCGTTGAGCGTTGTCGAGGTGACGGCCAACGGACCGTGCAGCGTCCAGGTCCCGCCGTTGACCGTAGCCTGCGAGAAATTCTGATAGCTGGCGCCATTGAGCGTGCCGGTGCCGGTTGTCGAGGCGTTGTTCGCCGAGTTGCGCAGTACCAGCGAATTGGTGCCGCCTGCGCCACCGTCGATGATCCCGGTGGCTGCGAACCCGAGATTGAACCCGACGACGCTCAGCGCGCCGAGACCTGTGCTGCCGCCGTCGTCCACCGTCGAACCGGTTACGGCCGTGAACGTGTTCGCGCTGTTCGCGCCGAGCGAGACGCTGCCGCTGATGGCGCCCTCGTTGGTGAACGTGTTGCCGGCCCCCGGCGTGCCGTTGGCTTGAAACGCGATGCGTCCCAATACGTTGCCCGTGTTGCTGAAGTTGACGGTGCCGCCGCCGTAAGCCGCCGCGACAGGGGCGCTGCCGGTGCCGGTCAGCGAGATGCCGAGCAGTGGCGTGGCACCGAGCGTACCGCTGTTATTGATAGTGGTGGTGCCGCCGGTGGCGTTCTGTACCGAGAGCGCCAGACCGGTGAGGCCCGGCAGGCTCACGCCGAGAAGTCCGACCGTGCCTCGCATGATGGCGTTGTTCGTCACCGTTTGGGTGCTCCCGCCGGCGGTGGCATTGCCGATGACCGTGCCGCTCGCGAGCAAGCCGACGCCGCCGAGCAGCGAAGGGTCGATGGTGCCGCCATTCACGAGCGTCACGTTGTTGCCCGTCAGGGACATGGCAGTCCCACCCACGCCGAGCAATACCCCGACCCCCGCACTGCTGTTGACGTTTACCTGCAGGTTGCTCGCAGCATTCGAATATGACGGGGCCAGCGGGTTGGCGGCGCCAGTGCACGTCACCACGCTGCCTGCGGCGGTGCATACGGCCCACGCGGCGCCGGGCGCTGCCGCGCCTAGCAATGCGATGCATGCGAGGCAAACACGGCTAAGCGAAAGCGAGAGCCATGAGGCGCGTGTGCCGCTGCGTGCGCGACGCACACGCGAAGCCGGTGCGCCCGAACGTTGACGCGCGGTCTCCGGTGCAGGAACGACATCAACGCGGCAATGCCGCCAGACCAACCGATAGAGGTGCTTGTTCATCGTGCTCGGGTTCCCCAGTGACATGGAATGCAGAAAGGCAGCACGCCAGACGAGCGTGTGCCTGTGACAGCCGACATTCGGGGGGAGGCGACGACAGCGGCGAACGAACAACGGTCAGTGCGTGCAGCGAACCGAGACGTGTCTTGCCGGATGACGCGCTAATGCGCGGGTGATGTGCGGGGCATTCTAGGAAGCGCGATGGGAAAGTGCTCGTTGTGCGCAGGTATCGGGCATAGACAACGCGTTGTCCGTGACACCGAATTTGGCAGGGGAATCAAGGCCGTGCGATGACGCGCCGACGCCATCGAAGCATCGGGGGAAAAGCGGAGTTTCGGACGATTCCCTACTTCAGCGGGAAGGGTCGGCAACGGGTGACCCCCAGGGCCACCCGTTGTCGTATGGCGGAGCGCTGACGCAGGACTTACGCAGCGCGCGTAAGCGGTGCGACCTGTCGAATGCCGAGCGACGTCAGCGACTGCGCAATTGCCGTGACGACATTCCGCATTTCGTTGTCGTCGATGGCGCCGATACAGCCCACGCGGAACGTCTCGATCTGCGTGAGCTTGCCGGGGTAGAGGATGTAACCACGATCGCGCACCGCCGCGTAGAACGCCTTGAAGTCGTACTTGCTGTCGGCAGGTGCGTGGAACGTGACGATCACGGGTGCCTGGACTTCCGTGGCGAGGAATGGGCGGAAGCCCAGCGACGCCATCCCGTCGACCAACGCGCGGCAGTTCTTCCGGTAGCGCTCGCCGCGAACCGGCTGTCCCCCTTCGGCGAGGAACTGATCGACCGCCGCACGCAGTGCCGCGACGACATGCGTCGGCGGCGTAAAGCGCCACTGCGTGGTCTTCTGCATATAGACGTACTGGTCGTGCAGGTCCATTGCCAGCGAGTGGCTGTTGCCTGCGCTAGCTTCCAGCACCGACTTTTTCGCGATCACGAAGCCCATGCCAGGCACCCCTTCGAGGCACTTCCCGCTCGCGGCGATGAGGGCGTCGAACGGCATCGACCGCACGTCGATCTCGATCGCGCCGAACGAACTCATGGCGTCGACGATGAGCCCCTTGCCGTGCTTCTGGCAGACGCGAGCGATGTCGGCGAGCGGGTTGAGCACCCCGGCTCCGGTCTCCAGATGCACCTGCGCCACGTGCGTGATCGACGGATCGCGCGTGAGCGCTTCGTCGATCGCGGCGGCGCTGGCGGCCTGATCTTCGGGAATGGGCAGGGCGACGGCGTCGCGTCCCAGATAGCGGCAGATCTTCAGAATGCGCTGGCAGTACGCGCCGTTATCGGGCACGAGAATGCGCGCGCCGCGCGGCGTAAGCGTGCCGATGGCCGCTTCGACGGAGAACGTGCCAGAGCCTTGCAGCGGCACGCAGACATAGTCGTCGCCACCGTGCACGACGTCTACCAGATCGCGACACAGCGACGCCGTGATGCGATTGAACTGGGTATCCCATGACCCCCAGTCGCGCAGCATGGCCTGTCGGGTGGCCGGCGACGTGGTGAGCGGGCCGGGGGTGAGCAGAATCGGTTCCTGACCGAGAATCATGACCGCCTCCTATCAAGCGGGGAAACAAGCGAGAGAAGTAACAACACTGTCGACAAGGGGATTGCAGCAGGCACCGGCGCTGCGGACACAGCGCGGGGCCGGTAATCGTTCATGCGTTGGTTCGTGATCGCTAAGTCCTCAGTGATGTCAGTGCGCCTTGCGGACCATGCCCGACGGCCGGCGCCATGCCTGCGTATAGCGCTCCACCACGATCTGAATGCCGTGATAGAGCAGGCACACGCCCATCGACGTGAGCACGACGAGTGTGGCCATGGCCGCAGCGGGACCGATGGAGCCGGTCTCGTCCATGTTGACGATGGCGACCGACGCCAGCGAGGTGTCGGCCGAGTACAGGAACACGACAGCCGACACCGTGGTCATGGCGTTCACGAACAGGTACCGGCTGATGTCGATGATCGACGGCAGGCAGATCGGCGCCGACACGCGCCAGAAGGTGCGATAGAAGGGCACCTTCAGCGACGCCGACACGTACTCGAATTCCGGATCGATCTGCTTGAGTGCCGTGACTGCGGTGAGATGGCTCGACGAGTAGTAATGCACGACGTTGACGATCACCAGAATGGCCAGCGTGCCGTACAGGCTGTGCAGCGGATTGGCTTCGGGGACAAAGAAGAAGATGTAGCCGAGCCCCAGCACGAGGCCGGGCACGCCCATCGGCAGCACAGCCATCATGCGGATGAAACCGCGCAGCCATGTCATGCCGCGTGTCTTCTCAAGCAGATAGGCGATGACGAAGATCGCCGCCGTGCCCCATACCGCACACCAGAACGCCATCTGGAGGCTGTTCACGTAGGAGTCGAACGCGCCGCTTTCGATAAGGCCGAAGCGATAGTGGCCGAGCGACAGGCTGAAGTTGTACGGCCAGAACTTCACGAACGAGGCGTACACGGCCATGCCGAGAATGGCGAGCATGATCGCGGCCATGCCCCAGCACAGCGTGGCCATCAGCCAGTCGAACCCGCGTGAGGGCTTCGGGACATACGGCACCGCGCGCGCCGAGAGCAGCGCCTGTTGCTTGCGTTGCACCACCGAGTCCACGAGGTAGGTGATACCGACCGGCACGAGCAGCACGAGACCCACGACAGCGCCTTTCGAGAAGTCCTGCTGACCGATCACGAGCTTGTAGATGTCGGTGGCGAGCACGTTGAAGTCGCCGCCGATGACTTTCGGAATCCCGAAGTCGGAAATCGCATACGTGAAGACGATCATCGCGGCGCTGATCACACCATACTTCGCGCCCGGCAGCGTGATGGTCAAGAAGCGTCGCAGCATGGGCGTGCCGAGGGCATCGGCAGCCTCGTAGAGCCGCGCGTCGGTGAGCGAGAGCGCGGTGATCAGAATCATCAGCGCGTGCGGGAACGTGGCGTTCACCAGCGACATCACAATGCCCAGCGGCCCGTAAATGTCCACGTCGCCCATGAACGGCCGCAGCAGCCCCTGATTGCCGAACCAGAAGATGAACGAGATCGCGGGCAGCAGGGTGGGGCCGAGAATCGGAATGAGCGCGATGTTGCGCAACAGCGTCTTGCCGCGAATGCAACTGCGCGTGAGGGCATACGCGAAGATGAAGGCGAGCGGCACGGTAATGCACGTCGTCACCATCGAGATCCACACACTGTTCCAGATCGATCCTAACAACGCGGGCGAATGGAAATACTCGCGAAAGTGTTGCAGACCGACGAAGTGCCCGTTGTTGTCCTGCACGCTCTTGATGAGAATCGCCGCCATCGGCGCGAGCAGGAAGAGAACGCCGGCGGCGGCGGCCACGAGCAGCAATGCCTGCGCGAGGCGATCCGTCCAGTGAGAGGCGAGGCGCACCGGACGGATGGCCGACGGTGGCGGGCGGCCCGCTGCCGTATGCGCTGCCTGTGCCGTGGACGCCGCGTGAGCTTGCGGCGCGCTGATCGCGGTGGAGGGTAAGGAACTCATCGTGGCATCACCCCTGACGGAAGACGCGTACGGCCGCGCTCGGCACGGCAAAACGCAGGGCGCTGCCCGTGGCCGGTCGCAGGGCCCGCATGTCTGCGGGCGAGAGGTCGGCATAGAGCGGGTGTTCGCACGCGTGCATGCGCAGCGTCACGCGGGAAAACGCGCCGAGAAACTCGATCTTCTCGACGGCGCCGTCGAAGACGTTCGCTTCATCGTCGAGGTCGTCGAGATCGCGCACGCGAACGTCCTCCGGTCGGAAGAAGACACGGATGTCTTCGCCGGTGCGACAACCGTTGAGCGTGCCGCAGGTCAGTTCGTACTGCCCCACGCGCACGCGTCCGGCGTCGCCGAGCCGGGCGGGCAGGATGTTGGTCTTGCCGACGAAGTCCGCCACAAACGGGGTGGCGGGATGCTGATAGATCTCGCCGGGGGTGCCGATCTGTTCGATCACGCCGTGGTTCATCACCACGATGCGATCGGCCATCGACAGCGCTTCTTCCTGATCGTGCGTGACGAGAATCGTGGTGATGCCCAGACGCTGTTGCAACGCACGAATCTCGCTACGCAAACGTACACGCACGCGTGCGTCGAGCGCAGAGAGCGGTTCGTCCAGCAGCAGCAAGCCGGGCGATGTGGCCAGCGCCCGCGCAATGGCAATGCGCTGTTGCTGGCCGCCCGATAGCTGGCCGGGAAACTTCGCGCCGGCGTCGGGCAACCCGACCATCTCCAGCAACTCCGCGACACGGGCGTCGCGCTCGGCGCGTGGCACGCGCCGGTTCGTCAGCCCGTAGGCCACGTTTTGCGCCACGCTCAGGTTGGGAAACAGCGCGTACGACTGAAACACGATGCCGTAGTCGCGCTGCATGGGCGGTAGCGTCGAAATGTCGCGGCCGTTCTGTGACAACGTGCCCTGCGTTTGCGCCTCCAGTCCGGCGATGACGCGCAGCAGCGTTGTTTTTCCGCAGCCCGAAGGACCGAGAAAACACAGCATTTCGCCGCGTCGCACGGTGAGATGAATGTCGTGCAGCACCACAGTGCTGTCGAAGCGTTTGTGGATGCCGGCGAGGCTCAGATACGTGTCGTCGCTCATTCGGGGGACCTCCTGCGGGTTCGCGTTGTCCGGTGGGCCGGGAGACGTTACTTCTTCTCCGACTTGGCGCCGTAGCGCTTCTGCCATTCCGCGAGCACCGATTCACGGCTCTTCGCGATTTCCGTGAAATCGTTCTTCACGAGCATGTCGGGATAGTTGGCGGGAATCGTGTCGAACTTCTTCGCCACGCCCGGATACGCCACGATGGCCCAGTCCTTCGCGTACATCTCGTTCGCTTCCTTGCTGGCGAGCCAGTCCATGTAGCGCTTGGCGGCGTCGAGTTTCTTGGTCGTCTTCACGATGCCCGCGGCCTCGATGTCGTAGCCCAGGCCTTCCTTCGGAAATACGAGTTCGATGGGTGCGCCTGCGGCCTTCGTGCGATGCGCGTTGAATTCGAACGAGATGCCGATGGGGTATTCCCCCGCGCCGGCGTCGCGGCACGGCTTCGAGCCCGAGTGCGTGTACTTGACGATGTTCTTGTCGAGCGCGTCCATGTACTTCCAGCCGCCTTCCTTGCCGAACATCTGGAGCCAGGCGGTCACGTCGAGAAAGCCCGTACCGGAAGTGGCCGGATTGGGCATCACGATCATGCCTTTGTAGATCGGCTTGGCCAGGTCTTCCCACGACGTTGGCTTGGGCAGATTGCGCTTGGCGGCTTCCACCGTGTTGAAGCAGACCGTGGCGCCCCACACGTCCAGACCGACCCACGACGGCGGGTTGGCTTTGTCGCTGTAAGCGCGCGTGAGCTGATCGAAGCCCTTGGGCGCGTAAGGCGTGAGCAGACCTTCCTGCTTGATCAGTTCGAGACTCGACGCCGCGAGCCCGGCGATCACATCGGCCTGCGGGTTGGCCTTCTCCGCGAGCACCTTCGCCGTTACCACCCCCGTGGAGTCGCGCACGTACTTGATTTCAATGTCGGGGTTCGCTTTCTGGAACGCCTCCGCATACGGACGCATGACTTCGACTTCCCACGCCGTATAGACAGTCAGCGTGGTCTTGGCGAGCGCGTGGCCGGCCTGGGCCGCGCAGACGAGTCCGGCGGCGAGAGCAGCGGCAGCACGCATGGCACGGCGCAATGATTGGTTCATGGATGGCTCCTGTGGGTCGCGATTCCAGGTCGCGTAAGTGAGTGCGGCAAACGCCCTCTATGAGGCGATGTGTTGCATATTATTGGCAATTTATGTCTTTTTCTTGAAACCCTTGGCCTTTGTCATCTGCTCGTCAAATACCTCCAATAGTATGGAAATCATTGATTCAGATAGGGTTTTGTCGCTGCCTGCCCCCATTCAACCCGACGATGTTGCAAAATTTGCCTGCGATGTCGGATGTGATTTGTTGACAATCTACAAACTGCTGTGCTTGAATGTCAAGCAACAAAAATAATCACGTAACGCCACAAATCGCCAAACGTACCTGTGGAAGCGGTTTGGCCTTCTGGCGGATGGCGTTGCGCGATAGCGTCAGTGTTCAGAGATAAGGAAGACCGGTATGACCCCGAAGCCCACGTCGCCTACGGCAATTGAACTGTTGCAGAGTCAGTCGCTCACCACGCTCGTCCAGCACGAGATCGAGCGCCAGATCATGGCGGGCACGCTCACGCCCGGCACCAAGCTCAACGAGATCGAGGTGGCTGGCCGTCTGGGCGTGTCGCGCGGTCCGGTGCGAGAGGCGTTTCGTGCACTGGAAGAGGCGGGGTTGTTGCGCACCGAGAAGAATCGCGGGGTGTTCGTGCGGGTCATTTCGCTGGAAGAGGCGGAAGAGATTTACACGCTGCGTGGCGTGCTCGACGAATACGTGGGCCGAGCGCTGGCCGAGACGATCACCTCCGAGCAGCTCACCCGGTTGCGCGAAGCCGTCGAAGCGATGCATCGCGCGGT
This window of the Pandoraea fibrosis genome carries:
- a CDS encoding putative 2-aminoethylphosphonate ABC transporter substrate-binding protein, translating into MNQSLRRAMRAAAALAAGLVCAAQAGHALAKTTLTVYTAWEVEVMRPYAEAFQKANPDIEIKYVRDSTGVVTAKVLAEKANPQADVIAGLAASSLELIKQEGLLTPYAPKGFDQLTRAYSDKANPPSWVGLDVWGATVCFNTVEAAKRNLPKPTSWEDLAKPIYKGMIVMPNPATSGTGFLDVTAWLQMFGKEGGWKYMDALDKNIVKYTHSGSKPCRDAGAGEYPIGISFEFNAHRTKAAGAPIELVFPKEGLGYDIEAAGIVKTTKKLDAAKRYMDWLASKEANEMYAKDWAIVAYPGVAKKFDTIPANYPDMLVKNDFTEIAKSRESVLAEWQKRYGAKSEKK
- a CDS encoding putative 2-aminoethylphosphonate ABC transporter ATP-binding protein, whose protein sequence is MSDDTYLSLAGIHKRFDSTVVLHDIHLTVRRGEMLCFLGPSGCGKTTLLRVIAGLEAQTQGTLSQNGRDISTLPPMQRDYGIVFQSYALFPNLSVAQNVAYGLTNRRVPRAERDARVAELLEMVGLPDAGAKFPGQLSGGQQQRIAIARALATSPGLLLLDEPLSALDARVRVRLRSEIRALQQRLGITTILVTHDQEEALSMADRIVVMNHGVIEQIGTPGEIYQHPATPFVADFVGKTNILPARLGDAGRVRVGQYELTCGTLNGCRTGEDIRVFFRPEDVRVRDLDDLDDEANVFDGAVEKIEFLGAFSRVTLRMHACEHPLYADLSPADMRALRPATGSALRFAVPSAAVRVFRQG
- a CDS encoding phosphonate utilization associated transcriptional regulator, with the protein product MTPKPTSPTAIELLQSQSLTTLVQHEIERQIMAGTLTPGTKLNEIEVAGRLGVSRGPVREAFRALEEAGLLRTEKNRGVFVRVISLEEAEEIYTLRGVLDEYVGRALAETITSEQLTRLREAVEAMHRAVESGDSEGYYQLNVSFHDSLVEMVGNRKLLETYRRLVKELSLFRHEALTGDTTAPPKSEREHRDIVSAIASRDPERAAQVTREHLARGRARIREALARAPGAPAQAKAG
- a CDS encoding 2-aminoethylphosphonate--pyruvate transaminase, translating into MILGQEPILLTPGPLTTSPATRQAMLRDWGSWDTQFNRITASLCRDLVDVVHGGDDYVCVPLQGSGTFSVEAAIGTLTPRGARILVPDNGAYCQRILKICRYLGRDAVALPIPEDQAASAAAIDEALTRDPSITHVAQVHLETGAGVLNPLADIARVCQKHGKGLIVDAMSSFGAIEIDVRSMPFDALIAASGKCLEGVPGMGFVIAKKSVLEASAGNSHSLAMDLHDQYVYMQKTTQWRFTPPTHVVAALRAAVDQFLAEGGQPVRGERYRKNCRALVDGMASLGFRPFLATEVQAPVIVTFHAPADSKYDFKAFYAAVRDRGYILYPGKLTQIETFRVGCIGAIDDNEMRNVVTAIAQSLTSLGIRQVAPLTRAA
- a CDS encoding putative 2-aminoethylphosphonate ABC transporter permease subunit, whose product is MSSLPSTAISAPQAHAASTAQAAHTAAGRPPPSAIRPVRLASHWTDRLAQALLLVAAAAGVLFLLAPMAAILIKSVQDNNGHFVGLQHFREYFHSPALLGSIWNSVWISMVTTCITVPLAFIFAYALTRSCIRGKTLLRNIALIPILGPTLLPAISFIFWFGNQGLLRPFMGDVDIYGPLGIVMSLVNATFPHALMILITALSLTDARLYEAADALGTPMLRRFLTITLPGAKYGVISAAMIVFTYAISDFGIPKVIGGDFNVLATDIYKLVIGQQDFSKGAVVGLVLLVPVGITYLVDSVVQRKQQALLSARAVPYVPKPSRGFDWLMATLCWGMAAIMLAILGMAVYASFVKFWPYNFSLSLGHYRFGLIESGAFDSYVNSLQMAFWCAVWGTAAIFVIAYLLEKTRGMTWLRGFIRMMAVLPMGVPGLVLGLGYIFFFVPEANPLHSLYGTLAILVIVNVVHYYSSSHLTAVTALKQIDPEFEYVSASLKVPFYRTFWRVSAPICLPSIIDISRYLFVNAMTTVSAVVFLYSADTSLASVAIVNMDETGSIGPAAAMATLVVLTSMGVCLLYHGIQIVVERYTQAWRRPSGMVRKAH